The sequence ACGGTTCGAATCTGTTTCGGAAGCAAGAAACTGTTCCGCGCCCAGTTCGATGTCGAAAAGAGCGGCTATGCCTCCCATAATGACTGGTTGCAGCATTGGCGGGCTTCCCGCAATGCCCAGTTTTTCGTCCTCGGCTCAAAGGAAGAGACCGGCGGCTGCCAGGGCTGTGTCGCCACACCTCTCGGCGGGCGCAGGTTTTCCTTCCGTCTCCGGCTCCCGGGCAGGATCGTCCCCGCCAACGAAGGCCGGAAGTACGTAACCTTCACCGCGCCTCTTCCCTACGGCGCCGATGTCCTGGAAGACTCCCTGCAAACCGGACGTGCCGTGAACTACCGGTTTCTCCGGGACGAGAGGGGCTGGCGGCTCTTTGTCACCACCGAACGGACCGGTGGGACACCGAAGACATCCCGGAGCTCTGGTGCCATCGGTATCGACATCAATGCAGACCATCTGGCCGTAGCGGAAACCGACAGGTGCGGCAACCTTATTCATCACAGAGCCATCCCGCTGGTCACCTACGGCTGCAGCACCGACCAGGCGAAAGCCCGCATCGGGAACGCCGTGGCCGAACTGATGGCCTTCGCCGACGGAAAGGGCAAACCCCTGGTGGTAGAACGTCTCGATTTCGCCGACAAGAAGGCCCGGATGGAAGACCAGTCGCACCGGTATGCCCGGATGCTTTCTTCCTTTTCCTACAACCGAATTCGTGCCAACATCAGAGCCAGAGCCTTCGACAGGGGAATCGCCGTCTATGAACGGAACCCCGCCTACAGCTCCGTCATCGGAAGGTGGAAGTTCAACGAACGTTACGGGATTTCCGGCCATGTGGCCGCCGCGCTGGTCATCGCGCGGCGGGGCATGTCCCGGTATGGAAGACACCTTTCGGAACGACCCAATCGCCGCGATCGTAACGCCCTACTCTTACCCGCGAGGAATAGAGGCAGGCACGTGTGGTCGTTTTGGAGGAAGGTCGCCCGAAAGGAAGCGGCGCTTGCAGCGCGCAGACGGTCGGCAAAAAGGCAGGAAGAAAGCCGATCCCCTCGATCCGGGTCGCAACAGCAACCAAAGATCCCGACGAGGGAGACCACACCGTCTGCTGCGGGTGCGATTCCCGCACGCGAACCGTCACCAGTACCGTTCGGGTGACGTGTGGGCATTGTCATGTTTGTCCATGTTTTGAGGAACGGTTTGCCGCTGGTAGTGAACTTGGAGAAGAATTGCTCCCGCACCTCTTTGGGCACGGCTCCCTTGTTTGTGACGGCGATGACCGCAGGATCGCCCTCCTCGAGGGATACGGTGTGATGTCCCGGCATAGACAGAAGATGAGCTTCTGCCCGTTGATGGTGGTGGTAACGTTGCTGAGCTCCACATCGATCACGGTGCCGTCTTTCCGGAGATGCCTTGTTTCGAAATGATGGCCGTCCTCGCCGATATCCCTGAGCATGCATTCGAGCTCATGCTTCTGAAACTTGTGGTCCCAGTCCCATATCTGGAGCTGGCGGAGCTCATCCAGGGAATAGCCGAGCATACTGGCAAACTGCCTGTTCGCCTCGTAGACGCCGCCGCCTTTATCGAGGATGACAATGCCGTCCCTGGAGTGGTGGAACAGCACCTCCCAAGGGGATTTCTCCACCTCCGTCGGAAACCCATCTTTTCGAGACATGCCGATGGTCTCGTCCAGAGTCATGATATCCCCTCCTTATTCTGCCGACTTTTACTCAATTGTAGCGCATCCGGGCCATCGCTACCAACAAATTGTGCAGAATTTGCTTTCGTTTTTCTCATTTTCAGTCCATTGAGTGTCGCTCTCACCGCCGGGACAGGACAGGGGAACCGCAGGACCTTCTTCGCAATACACGGAGTCCCGGAGGGGATCCTCCGGGACTCCGTTGCATCCGTCGGTGGCATTCCACGCTCCCCGGATACCGGAGAGCGCACCGCGACAGCGGTGGGCTACAGCTTCCCCTCTTCCATGAACCGCCTGTTGGTCCCGCCGATGCGCCGGAAGTCCGGCTCCGCCGACCGGCCGATCCGCCCGGCAAAGGGACCGAGGTGTCCGCGCACCTCCGCGGGGTCCAGGGTGTGGTACCGCCCCTTTTCGTAGAGGATCCGGTCGTCCACGGCGGTCAGCACCACCTCGTCGCCGCGGCATCCGTAGACCAGATTGGGGACCAGGTTCCGCATGGGGTGGGTGTGGACGGGCATCATGGAAGGAGCGTCGAGATCCACCAGGATGTAATCGGCCCGTTTCCCCTCCTCCAGGCTGCCC is a genomic window of Synergistales bacterium containing:
- a CDS encoding PAS domain S-box protein; protein product: MTLDETIGMSRKDGFPTEVEKSPWEVLFHHSRDGIVILDKGGGVYEANRQFASMLGYSLDELRQLQIWDWDHKFQKHELECMLRDIGEDGHHFETRHLRKDGTVIDVELSNVTTTINGQKLIFCLCRDITPYPSRRAILRSSPSQTREPCPKRCGSNSSPSSLPAANRSSKHGQT